From the genome of Metallibacterium scheffleri:
GATGCTGGCGCGGACCAGGGTATAAACCGCACCCGGAGACCTCGTTCGTCTTTCGGTATCGTCGGTGTTCGGGGATCAGCCGAAACACGGGGTGACGTCCGGCAGGTTAGTCAGGTTCTCTCCGGGTCGGTCTGACCGTTGTCGACCACTTCGCGCTGACGTGAAAGGATGTGCGTTCGTGTCATGCCATGCCGGCGATCCTCACCGCGCGCTTGCCGGCCGGGCGCTGCACCATCGGGTGCTTCAGCCACGCCTCGGCGTCGTAGGCTTCCTCGCGCGCCAGCATCGCCCACAGTTGCCGCGCGTGTTTGTTCGCAATCGCCACCAGCAGCTTGCCGAACGGCATCCGACACGCCAGTTGGCGGATCCAGATCTGCTCGGGCGTGGCCCGATCCTGTGCAGTCACCTTGGCGCGCTGCAGGCTGCTGCGCGCGCCCTGGATCAGCAGCGTGCGCAGGTAGGCATCGCCGCGGCAACTGATCGTGCCCAGGCGGGTGTGCCCGCCGCTGGAGTGCTGGGTCGGCACCAGGCCGAGCCATGCGGCCAGTTGCCGGCCGTTCTTGAACTCCTTGGCCGAGCCGACGCTCGCCACCATCGCATCGGCGGTGAGCGGGCCAATGCCGATCAGCGCGCGCAGCCGCACGCAGCGCTCATCCGCCTTGGCGTGCGCTTCGATGCGCGCATCGCACGCGGCGATGCGGTCGCGCACCTGCGCCCAGTGCGCGCTGAGATCGCGCAGCAGTTCCTTCAGCTCCGCAGGCAACGATGCCGCTGCGTCGAGATCCGCCAAGGCGATGCGCAACGCCCGGTCACCCTGCGCCATCACGATGCCAAACTCGGCCAGCAGACCGCGCAGGCGGTTGCTGATCTCCAGCCCTTCGGTCTTGTAGCCCTCGCGCACGCGATGCCATGCCAGCCGCGCCTGCTGCTCGACCGACTTGACCGGCACAAAGCGCATGTTGCCCTGGCGTGCCGCCGTGGCAATCGCCTCGGCGTCGTTGCGGTCGTTCTTCAGTGTGCGGCTCTTGCGGAACGGCGTCACGAACTGCGCCGCCATCAAGCGCGGCTGCAGACCGACCTCCAAACAGCGCCGCGCCCAATGGTGCGCGCCACTGCATGCCTCCATCGCCACCACGGTGCCGGCCGGCACCTGCGCCAGCCACAGCGCAAACGCTTCACGCCCGAGATCCTGCCGCCGCTGCACGTGTCCGGCGCCATCCACCGCACATACGGAAAACAGGTTCTTCGCCAAATCCACGCCCATGGTTATAGTGCTCATCGAGACTTCCCCTTCTGCTGACGGTTGTAAAAACCATCATGGCCCTCGAGGCCGTTGGAAGCGGGAAGTCTCTTTTTACTCGGCAATGGCAGCTTTCTCCCTGTGAAATTCTCTCAGCGTGTGTCCGGAAGGGGCCGACTCCTGTCGGTCGAGTTTGCCCAGACACCGTCGGGGCGACAAAAGCCATGATCAGGCGGATCGGCCACACGGCGACATGTGGCGAGGCGGCTACGGCCACCTGGCGCCGCAAAGATTCATCTTCTCGGCCGTCGCTCAAGGTCCCTGGGGTAGGGCCTCGGGACTTCATTGCAGCCGTTTGACACCAATGTTCGTAC
Proteins encoded in this window:
- a CDS encoding IS110 family transposase; protein product: MSTITMGVDLAKNLFSVCAVDGAGHVQRRQDLGREAFALWLAQVPAGTVVAMEACSGAHHWARRCLEVGLQPRLMAAQFVTPFRKSRTLKNDRNDAEAIATAARQGNMRFVPVKSVEQQARLAWHRVREGYKTEGLEISNRLRGLLAEFGIVMAQGDRALRIALADLDAAASLPAELKELLRDLSAHWAQVRDRIAACDARIEAHAKADERCVRLRALIGIGPLTADAMVASVGSAKEFKNGRQLAAWLGLVPTQHSSGGHTRLGTISCRGDAYLRTLLIQGARSSLQRAKVTAQDRATPEQIWIRQLACRMPFGKLLVAIANKHARQLWAMLAREEAYDAEAWLKHPMVQRPAGKRAVRIAGMA